AAATCTGCCCGGAAAAATAAGAAATTTACTCTACTTTACGATTGGTGTGTTTGCTTCTGCAATTTTCTTTTTTTGCATTTTCCGTCTGCTTAAAACAGCTTTTTTATAAATATCAGTAACTGTTGTCTTGAAAGGAATGGATCACAACTTTTTTATGGATTTCCTTGATTCTCCCAACCTGCCCGTCCGTTAATTGAACTTTTATCCCATGTGGGTAAGTTGAAGAGTTGTTAATATTCTCTTTACAGGCGTATCTTGTCGTTCTTGTCCCGTTCGCGAAGCTTCTGGACTACTGTTTTGAGAACAGGAAGATCTTCTTTTACGGTATCCCATACAGCATTAGTATCAACACCAAATAATCATGGATTAGTTTATCTCTCATGCCTGCTATTCCTCTCAAGTGGACCTTGAGGATATTTTTCTCTCAGAACCTGCGATAGGTTTTTGGTAGCTTCGCCAATTATCTGGATTTGCCTGTTTGCCTGATAGTTCCGTCCTGAACAAGGCTATTTGACAAGAATTCTTCTTCGCTAAGGTCTCCTGTATATTTTTCAATAGAGGAGATGGACTGAAGGATGTGGCTGAGATAAACCATGTCATCTTTTTTCATTCGGAGATCACTCTGGCTTCTTTTTTAATTCCCTCTATCAAGTACGGACTTATTGACTTTTCAGTTAGAAGATCAACTTTTATTCCCAGGTAATCCGACAGTTCCAGTTCTATATTCACGAGAGTTAGCAGGCTTTTTCGCTCGGCAAACTCAACCAGAACATCAATATCAATTTCGGGTTTCTCTTCGCCTCTAACATAAGACCCAAAAACAGATACTTTAACTGCTCCGTATTTTTTCAGAAAAGAAGAGATTTTGCGGAAGAGCTCTTCCCGTTCTTTCACAGTTTGCATGCTGGTATATCTTGTTTTTTTAATTTAAACCTTCCCGATTTGCGTTTCGACATCAGATTTGTGTTTCGGGAGCCTGCGGTCTTTTTCTCTCACTGCGCTCGCTCAAGAGGACATTAACCGGTTGTTCTATAATTTTATTTACAGTTGTGGATAAACGGCTCAGCCATTCTCCTCAAGCAGCCAGTACCACAGAGGCACATACCTGATCTTCTTTCCATCAACAACCTCCTCGTCAAAAACATCCGATGTGATGATAGTCCCTTCTTTCATTTTGAAGTTCTTCATTCCGGCAAGCAGGCCGTTTACTTCGCGTTCTTTTGTTATCGAGTCTGACAAATCCGAACAGACCTGTATCAAACGGGTGGGTTCAAGTCCTTCTTTTGTTATGAAATCGACCTCAAAGCCCTTCTGGTCCTGCCAGTAGTAGATTTCGTTTCCGGAGTGTAAGAGCCGGATGAAGACGAGATTCTCATATAATCTTCCGGTATCGGAGGAGAGTTTGAAAGAAACGGCGTTGATCATACCTGTGTCGATACAATATAATTTCCTGGGTTTGTTCATCTGTTGCTTTAGCGATTCATTGTAGTGGTTGACGCTAAAGAGCAGGAATGCGTCCTCAAGGTATGCAATATAATTGATTATAGCATCTGTACTGAGGGAGGAATAATTGGCAAACAGTCTTCTGAGAGAGTTGTAGGTATGAGGTTTTGCAATATTCGATATGCAGAATAGCGCCAGGTCTTTGAATATCAGGGGATTGCGTACTCCATGCCTTGAAATAATATCCCGGTAGATAATGTCGTCAAAATATGACTGCAATGTTTCCCGATGTTGAACCGACGGATAGACTATGGTCTCGGGGAATCCTCCTTTTTCCAGGTATTCGTTGAATCTGCGTTTGACAACTGGCCTGTCTTCCGAATAAGGGAGTGTTTTCATATCAAAGGTTATTGAATGATAATCCAGGAATTCTGCAAAACTGAAAGGGAACATTCTGGTGCTCAGATGCCTGCCTGTTAATAAGGTGGATATCTCCTGTGAAAGCAAGGATGCATTCGAGCCGCTAATTACTAACTTTACATTCTGTTTTCTATCGTAAATGCCTTTAACCCATCGTTCCCATGAAGGGAAGTTCTGGATTTCATCAAGGAAAAGATACAAACGGTCTCCTTCGGATATCTCCTGAATTTCCCTGAAAGTTTCTACCAACAGCTGCAACTCGTCCCCATTTAGCGGCTGCAAACGATCATCATTAAGATTCAGGTACAATATATTGCTCTTTGGTACGCCACGTTCAAGCAGTTCCAATATCAGTTGATACATATAGTATGTTTTGCCGCATCTCCTCACACCAACTATGTCATTTACATGCGGAGCATCAATGTTCACATTATACCTGCGCTCCTGCAGTGGTGGTAATACTCTTCCCTCCCACTCGATAATGGCACTTTTCAGTTTCTCTCTTGTATCCACAAAGAATAGTCAGGAATCTCTTATTTATATACTTGTCCATTATAGTCGATGAAATGTGCTAATTTTATCGTGTATAAACGATAAATTTATGAGATTGTGTTTACATGTTTTGGAGCTTTTGCGTGCACTACTTTATTACCATTGCAAGGAAATAGAAACACGCAGGATTTTCCAAAATGTGCCTTTGATCTTGCATTCTTCCGTTTGTCCTCTGCATTATCCGAATATACAAATTATGAGGATGAGTAAAAAAGGAATTACTATTTCTTCAATAAGTCTGCACAGATGGTAATAGACGAGATTCGTAAATTATTAGAGGAAACACTATTATGTTAAAAACAAGATTGATAGGCCTGTTTCGCTTATTCCGTTCTGAACTGCCATTTGCTGCGGGAGTGTGCGTGATATTGGGGGAATTACTAGCATTGGGTGGAATTCCCGCCCCAGCAGAAATTTTACTGGGATTTCTGAGCTTTTTTTTCATTTCGGCTGCAGCTCTGATCCTGAATGACTATTTTGATATCGAAAGTGACAAAATAAACGCACCGGAAAGGCCGCTCCCGGCAGGTCTTGTTACTGAGCGAGATGTTGTGTTACTCTCCATTGCAGTGACAATGCTTGGATTTATCACAGGCTACCTGATTAGCATGGAGGCTTTGTTAGTAGTTATTTTAGTCTGGACAGTGGGTTTTCTTTACAATTGGAGGTTCAAAAAGGCTGGTTTCATTGGAAATCTGATGGTTAGTTTTTCGGTTGGTATGACTTTTGTTTTTGGCGGCATAGTAGCAGGTAAACCATTTGAAACTATAGTCTGGTTTTTCGCGATCATAGTAATGCTAGTAGACCTGGGGGAAGAAATTGCTGCAGATGCTATGGATATTGAAGGGGACCGGAAGGCAGGGTCCCGTTCCTTGGCCCTGATACTTGGACGTGAAAACGCACTGAAAATCAGCGCAGTGATTTTCTCACTGGTAGTTTTTGCAAGTATCTTGCCGTTTCTCCTGGGCTGGTTAGAGTGGATTTATCTTTTTCCCATTTTACTGATGGATGTGATTATTCTGTACTCAACCAGTAAATTGTTAGACTCGAGAATAGTAAATCGGCGAATTTATATTCGCTGGATATACTTGAGTGGATTGGTGGCATTCTTAATTATCATAATTATTCGAATGGTTATGTGAAAATCTGATGGCAATTCGATTCTAAGCCTCCCAATACTGCGTGCAGCGGACAGGTGCGGGAATTCGCCCACCCTTTTCGGGATTCTACCCAAAGGTGGATTCGAAGTCTGGTGATTTTTCTTATCAGATCCGCCCTTGCAGGCAACGCCAGCAGTTGGACGGCAGCTCCGCCTGCCCAGCCGATTTGCGAGCAAAATCCACTAAAATAAGGATTGGAACCGTTTATCAAAATACTTAACACTATAGATGTATCTTTTCTAATTGATTATTCTGAGAATGAACCTCTTTAATAACTGCTCTTCTTCCCAACATCCCCCTCAAGCAGCCAGTACCACAAAGGCACATACCTGATCTTCTTCCCATCAATAACCTCCTCATCAAAGACATCCGATATGAGGATAGTTCCCTTTTTCATTTTGGGGTTTCTTGCCAGATTTTCCTGATAGATGCTATTTTTATGGTACAAAATCATTAAAAATCATAATGCCAAAAGAGGATTTCAGCAATTCAAATATTCAAAAATTTCAGAAAAAACCTGTAAGAAGATTAAAAAGTGGGATACGACGAGAGTAAATTTGAGAATTTCGGAGAAACTCTCTGATTAAGAAGATTATTTCGTTCTATTGTTCAATTACCTGCTCTGAGATAGAAACTTTTCCCAAAAACCGTTTTTATACTGATTTATTTATATTTTTTAGCTGCGTTTGTATTATTAACGAAATCAAGACAAGAAAATAACTGCTTCTGATCAGGGATACATTATAGCATTTGTTGATTTTAAGCTAGCATTTGTTGATTTTAAGCAGTTTCATTAGTATAATGAAAGTGGGGGTTCGATATATGACCCGTTGCTTGCAACGGGCAGCTATAAGTTTAGCTTGGGGGGAACAAATGAGAGGTAAATTCTTTTTTATAGCCTTAGTTTTTCAGTTTTTAATTATGATTTCTATAGTTGCATCGACCTGACAGGAAACCTGGTTTAGGAAAGGATATGAGCCTGACATTTATGGTGACAAAGTAGTGTGGTCAAATGGCAGTATTCATCTTTACGAAATAACCAGTGGAACTGACACTGAGCTCAACTCCTCTTCAGCACGACACCCAGCCTCTATAAGAACAAATAGTGTGGCTTGATAACAGCAGTGGAAGCTCCTGTCTTTATGTTTATGGCATATCAACTGGTGAAAAGTTTCAGATTAACAAAAAAGTAGGCAGTGGTAGGACCTGCGAGGTCAATGGTAAGACTTATGTGGCTGTGGAAGTGACCCAGCTATTTGCGGTAACATAACAGTATGGCAGGATTATATCTACAGTGAAAATTACTGACTTTGAGACCTGATTTCCTGAAATTTTAGATTCATTTAGAATTCAAAGCCCTGTTTCACTTTGATGTCATCGGTACTACCCGCCTATATTTTATTTTTTATGGAATCCCATGGTATTTATACGGATTTTTGCTTCTATTCAAATCTGAACATTAGATACACGACCTGAAATTAAAATATATTTTATAAATATTAAGTCTAAAAGAAAAAATTTAAAAATTATGGACAAAATTTACTATTAATGGTTTTCAAATGAAATAAAAGGTAACGATTTCAAATGGAACAAAGGAAAGAGAATGAAAATAAGAGAAAGTCATACTCGGTATCCTTAGTTTCAACAGTTTTGATTTTGTTTTTAATGCTCTTTTTAATTCTAACTTTACCTATGGCATCGGCAGCTAATGAAGAAAAGGTTCCATTCAAAATCAATGAAACCCAGATTACAACCAGCGGATCAGCAGAAAGACCTGTCATCTACAAGGACATGATAGTATGGCAGGATTATCGCTATGGAAACTATGGTGATGGAACGTTTGATGGAACGTACGATGTATATGTGTATAATCTTTCAACGTCCAGAGAGATTCAGATTACTACACCCGGATCTGCAGCAACGAATCCGGATATCTATGGCGACAGGATAGTATGGAGTGATGATCGAAACGGAAACTTTAGACTTGAAAAATCCGATATCTACATGTGCAGTCTTTCCACTTCCACGGAAACTCGGATTACCGCCAATGAATCTTACTCTGTCTCTCCTGCTATCTACGAAGACAGAATAGTATGGACCGAATACAACAATGTTCATATGTACAATCTTTCCACCCAAGAAGGCAGTCAGATAGTTACCAGCGAATCAATGATATTTAGTCCTGCAATCTATGGCAACAATATAGTGTGGGAAGAATTACTTGTTTCAACTGACAACGGGGTTTCTCGTGACATCTACTTTTATGGTTTCGATACTCATAAGAAAACTCAGATAACTACCGGTGGGTCAGCAGGCAGTCCTGAGATCTACGGGGACAGGATAGTATATGAGGACTGGCGTGATGGACATTCAAATATCTATATGTATAACACATCCACTTCCAGCGAAACTCAAATAACTACCAGTGGATCAGCAAGCAGCCCTGATATCTATGATAACAGAATAGTGTGGCTTGATGGGCGTAATGGAGACACTGATGTTTACATGTACAATCTTTCCACTCACAGGGAAATTCGGGTTACCAGCAGCGAATCAAGTAAGGAATACCCTGCGATCTACGGGGACAGGATAGTGTGGGAAGATACCTTTAATGGAACCTCCAATATCTATATGAGTACTTTCTCAGGGGACGAGTCAGAACTCAAAACACCTGTAGTGAATTTTACCAGCAATATTACAGAGGGTTATGCTCCCCTTACGGTAAAGTTTACAGACCTATCAGAAAATGCAACTGAATGGAATTGGAACTTTGGAGATGGAACCAACTCGACCCGTAAGAATCTGGAGCACACTTTTTCTGCAGCAGGATATTACAGAGTAACGCTTAATGTGAGCAATGCGTATGGGACGGATACGAAGAAAATAGATATAAATGTGAGAAATAATTCCCAAAAAATCCCCTGCAGATTCAATTTTTTGATTTTTGAGATGCTGGTACTGTATCTCTTTAAGAGGTCAGCCTGAAACTGCTACAGGAGAATTACTTGAAAAGAATTAAGTTCATGTCTGGCATTTTTTTCTTTTTATGGAGAGTGGTAGAGAAAACTGTAACTTATTTTGACTCACCTTTTTTAACTCATCTAAAATATCCAGACGCTTCGGGGGAAGTTACAAAAAATATGGGATCACCGGTACATCTTTTGCCATTCTTCCTTTTTCAAGCTCTATTTTCAGTTATTATTGGTTTCTTAATTATATTTCTTTAGTTATTATATGTCAGAAATAATAATCTCTTTATGAGACTCGAGGACTATTTACTGGTTTCCGGGTTTCGATTAGTGATAGCTGACGTCAGTAGAATTAATTCTAAAGAAAAGGGGGTAATTAAGCATGGGCGAAGAAATGGCAGGAAAAGCTCAAATGCATCACGGCTCAATGTCCGAGATATGGGAGCTTCTGACCGAAGAGCAGAAAAGAGAAGTTGCGTTAATGAAAATGGAAATGAAAATACAATGGATGGAAATGAAAATAAATAAAATGGAAAAAAAGATCGAGCTAAAGAAAAAATCCATAGACAACATTAAAAAGGTCCAGGGAATGATAAAAAAATAAGAAGCAAGGGGCCGAGAGCTTTATATCCTGAAAAATACGGATAATTTTTAACTTTTTGAAAGCTCTCGATACCCAACACTTACTCCTGTCCAGATCCCTATTTTGATTTTCCATTTTTTATAATTATTCTTCGTGGTAAAAAGACAACTTGCGAAAATTATTTATCTGCTCAGATCAAATAGATAGTCATGTTAAGTATTGAACAGGCCTGTTTTGGCTAACTATTGGACTATTGGTAACTATGTTTTCTAATTAATCCAGAATCTGAATAAATTTATGCTCGGGTTTGATTTTTCTTCCTTTGAAAAAATGATTTGCTTTTTGTTAATGAATCGTATAAAAAATGAAAATAGGAGGAACAGTGATATCTAATGAAACACATTATAAAGATTTGTCCAGTGTGCGGTAATCAGTTTGTCGTCCTGGAAAGCATGGAAGAAAAAGCTATTTACTGCACGATTAAGTGCTTTCTGGAATCTCAGGATCAAACGAGTAAAGATGAAACCTCTACTTCACTGCCTGAATAGTCTATTTATGATCTATTGAGTCAGACTGCGTGAGATTTGATTAATCCTCGGTTTTCTTTAATCTACAGGGGGAATTCGTATGGCAAGGAATACTGGTGAAGGTAGACGGACTGGTGCCGTCAAGGGACGGTCACAGGCGTATAACCTAAAAACCGATAAATGGGTTCAGTTTGATGAGAATCACAAAATTATGACCAGCACTGACAACCCGCGAAAAGGAGTTAGAAGAAAAGGGATAAAATAATTTGAATGAGTGCGTACAATAGGCACCTTGTCTGGTTTTGTACATGGTTTATAGGGGGGAGAAATAATGAATTTTATCCTTCGTCCTGTACTTTTTATCTCTTCTGGATTTCCTAAATGGATAATTACTTTTTAATGATCCCTGCCATTTTTCCTAGCATCTTAATAAATTATCTTATTAAGCGTTCGTCTTCTTTTAAGGATTCCTTAAGAGCTTCTACTTTCCTTTTCAGTACATTGATTTCTTTTACCAGCGAGTTTGTAATTGCCTCTATTTCCTTTGCTTCTTCTACCGCTAACTGTTTTTTTGATAACAAGTTTATGACCTCCCTAAAATAGTTTATTAAGCAGCTTCATTTTGTAAGGTTTATGTTGCTCAAAATTTATAATCTTACCAGATAAACTGTATTTGAACATATATATAATTATTCTACAGTTGTAAATGACATTATCCAAGCAAATAGTTTAATTTTTCATCAAAGGTATGAGTTAAGGGTTTAGTATCTCAAGGCTTATCGAACAAACCGGAATTATTTATTTAAGTGTTTAATCAGCACCCATCCCGAATCTAATAAAACAAAAGCTTTATATTCGAATTTTACGTACTTCTTCCCACAGCATTGTACATAGATGAACATCATATTTCCGCAGCAAGAGCAGCGGTAAAACTCCTTAAAATATCTTTTCGAATTCTCAAAACAACTTATCAGATTATTTGAGAGTTCAGGTTTGTTTTTAACCTCATTTTATTTCCTTTGAGGCCTGTCAAAATTATCCATTTCATTAAATATTACCCACGATCCGAGATGAGCTTATTTGACTGAAAAAAAACTATTAATGGGTAATGAAGCCATTGCACTTGGAGCTATAGAGGCCGGAGTCCAGGTAGTAACAGGGTATCCCGGCACCCCCTCGACCGAAGCTCTGGAAACGATTGCCCGGCATGCCAACAGGTGCGGGATCTATACAGAGTGGTCGAGCAATGAAAAGGTTGCACTTGAAACGGCTGTAGGGGCAGCTTACTCCGAGGCAAAGGCGCTTGTGACCATGAAGCAGGTAGGATTAAATGTTGCATCTGATCCCCTGATGAGCCTGAGCTATATCGGCGTAAAAGGGGCTCTTGTCCTGCTTGTTGCAGACGATCCCGGACCTCATTCTTCCCAGACCGAACAGGATACAAGGGCTTTCGGGCATTTTGCAAATATCCCTGTCCTTGACCCTGCAACCCCTCAGGAAGCTTACGAGCTTACAAAGCTGGCTTTCGAGCTTTCTCACGAATTCGAAATCCCTGTTATCCTCAGGACTACCACGCGGGTTTCCCACAGCTGTGGTGACGTCGAGCTTGCAGTTTCAGAATCTAAAGCCCCAAAACCTGTTCCGGTTGAAACTTCCTGCGAGGGCTTCACAAAGGACAGGCGCTGGACGATTTTTCCGAGGCTTACTGCAGAGCGGCACCCCTGGCTTGAAAACGTGCAGGTGCAGCTTTCCAACCGCTTTTCAGAGCCTCCGTACAATTCCGTTTCGGGAACCGGAAAAATAGGGATTATAGCCTCAGGGGTTTCAGCCCTCTATGTAAAGGAGGCTGTAAAAAGTTTTGAAGAACTTTTCACTCTTTTCCGAGTCGGGACAGTATATCCTTTCCCTGAAAAGGCAGCTCTTTCCTTCTTAAAGGGAATCGAAAAACTGATCGTGGTCGAAGAACTTGACCCTTACCTTGAAGAACAGGCTCTCCAGCTTATCGGAAGGTCTCATTTGCCTGTTGACGTTTACGGAAAAAAGAACGGCTTTTTCCCTGTGAGCGGGGAATATAACGTTGATGTTATTATTGATTGTATAAACAAGGTATTTGCAGAACTCGGGGAAACTGCCAGCCTTTCTCATGCTGTCCCTGCTGTTTTGAGGGGAGAACTTCCGCCCCTGCCTGTCAGGGCTCCGACTCTCTGTGCCGGCTGCATGCACAGGACTGTTTTTTATGCATTCAAGCAGACTGCAAAACGGCTCAAAAAAGACTCTCAGGTCGAGACCATTTTTTCCGGAGATATCGGCTGTTATACCCTTGGAAACGCACATCCTCTCAATATGGTTGACACCTGCCTCTGCATGGGAGCAGGGATGAGCATTGCAGGAGGTCTTTCCCGCACAAACCCTGAGGCAAAGCAGGTGGCTTTTATCGGGGACTCAACATTCTTCCATTCAGGCATTCCTGCAGTGGTAAATGCTGTTTACAACGGAGCCAATGTTACCCTTGCAGTTCTTGACAACCGCACAACTGCCATGACAGGACACCAGCCCCATCCCGGAATAGGAGTAACTGCGCTTGGAAGTCCCTCAAAAGCAATTGATATTGCCGACGTGGTCAGAAGCTGTGGAGTAGAATTTGTAAGGTCCGTAGATATAGACAGCCTGGAAAATTGCCTTGAAGGCTGCGTAGAAGCGGCAAAAGAAGCTATTGAATTTAAAGGCCCTTCAGTAGTCGTGTTTAAAGGAAAATGTGTTGGGATTACAAAGCCCAGTATACGGTTTATAATTGATACTGAAAGCTGTACAGGCTGCGGATTATGCGTAAAGCAGCTCGGCTGCCCTGCTCTTTTCCTCCCTTCAGGAGAAGAGAAGCCTATTATCCAGAATAGCTGCAGCGGCTGCGGGCTCTGTGAACAGGTATGTATTTCAGGAGCCATAAGGGAAAGTGGGGTGAAGAAATGAAGGGCGAAGGAACGAGAGTTGAAAGGACAAAACCTGACGGAAAGAAGTACGATATTCTGATTGCAGGTGTTGGAGGGCAGGGTGTTGTACTTGCTTCCCGCATGCTTGCGCTTACTGCAATTAAAACCGGGTTCCATGTAAGTACGGCTGAAACCATAGGCATGTCCCAGAGGGAAGGCTCAGTCAGCAGTCATGTAAGAATAGGAGACGAGATTTCGGGCTCCTTAATCCCGGCAGGGAAGGCAGACCTGCTTATAGGGCTTGAACCCGCAGAAACCGTAAGGAATCTTCCATTCCTGAAAAAGAACGGAAAAGTAATAGTAAACTCTCATACCATACCTCCGGCATCCAAGCCCCCCGGAAGCCCTGAATATGACCCTGAAGCTTTGCTGTCTTTTCTGGAAGCACACTTTCCGGGCATGATCTGCCTGGATTTCACCCGGCTTGCTGAAGAGGTAGGGACATACAGGGCTGCCAATGTTGCTATGCTGGGAGCGGCTGCGGGCATGGATATATTGCCTTTTTCAAGAGAAACTATTATGGCGGTACTTGAAACCGAAATTCCTGAAAAACACAGGGCTGTAAACAGGGCTGTGTTTGAAGGTGCAATCGAAAAAATCAAGTTAATCTCCGCGCCCCTGAATGGGGAACAGAAGGTGAAATCAAATGTATGAAGCATCCCTGGAGTCTGAGCTCGACCCGGATGTCCAGCTCTACCATCCCAAACTCTCGGAAGAAGACACCCTTGTAAAATTGAAGAACCTGCTTAAACGTGTGGTTGAAGGTAGCCCTTTTTACCAGAAGAAATTCAGGGAAACAAACGTGGATACCGAGAAAATAAAGTCTCTTGAAGACCTCAAACTCCTGCCTTTCACACACAAAGAGGAACTGAGAGACGCTTATCCCCTTGGTCTACAGGCAGTGTCTGATTCCGCAGTTGTCAGGATCCACTCTTCCTCAGGAACAACCGGTAAGCCTGTCATTATCCCCTATACCCGTAAAGATGTCGATGTTTGGGCTGAACAGATGATGCGCTGCTACATGCTGGCAGGGCTCACCAACCAGGACAGGATTCAGATAACTCCGGGGTACGGACTCTGGACCGCAGGAATAGGGTTTCAGCTTGGAGCCGAGCGCCTTGGAGCAATGGCAATACCCACTGGTCCAGGAAATACTGAGAAACAGCTTGAGATGCTTGTTGACCTTAAATCCACCGCCCTTGCAAGCACCTCTTCATATGCGCTTTTGCTTGCCGAAGAGATTGAAAAGCGCGGTCTAAAAGATCAGATCCATCTTAGGGTAGGAGTTATCGGCTCGGAACGCTGGAGCGAAAAGATGCGCAGCAGGATCGAAACCGAGCTCGGAATCGAGACCTTTGACATATACGGGCTGACGGAAATCTATGGTCCAGGAATTGCCCTTGACTGCTCGTACCATGAAGGGATGCACTACTGGTCCGACCACCTGCTTTTTGAAATTATCGACCCTATAACCGGCGAGCAGCTTCCAGAAGGCACCCTCGGAGAGCTTGTTATTACAACCCTTACAAAAGAAGGAGCTCCTCTGATCCGCTACAGGACAAGAGATCTCACTCGCATAATTCCCGGACTCTGTAAATGCGGCTGCCCTTTCCCGAGAATTGACAGAATCCTCGGCAGGTCTGATGACCGTATAAAATTCAAGGCAGTAAATATCTATCCAGGTCAGATTGAGGATATTATCCACAAAGTTCCCGGAGTAAGCAGCGAGTACCAGATCCTCCTTACGCGCAAAGATGGCAGAGACAGCATGACCTTCAGAGTTGAAATTGAAGGAGCAGAAGATCCTGCAAAGAAAGAAAAAGCTGAAAAAGCCCTGGGAAAAGCATTCAAGGACTTTATAGGGGTGAGCGTTGATATTGTGGGTATGAAGCTAGGGGAACTTCCAAGAAGCATGAAAAAGACAAAAAGAGTAATCGACGAAAGGGAGCTTTAAACACTCTTCATATTCTAAGCTCCCTTTCATTAACTATTCCTTAATTTTTATTCAGCTTATTTATTACTCTATCTTTTTACTCGACCTGTTTTATTACCCTGTTTTATTACCCTGTTTTATTACCCTGTTTTATTACCCTGTTTTATTACCCTGTTTTATTACCCTGTTTTATTACCCTGTTTTATTACCCTGTTTTATTACCCTGTTTTATTACCCTGTTTTATTGATTTGTTTCATCATCTTCTGTTCTCTCGTCAATATCGGTTAGTCTGCCTCTAGGAGAATATCTCACTTTAATTTCTTCCGCTGAGGTGGGTTTTTGAGGAGCTTTTTCCTTCTGAAGATCTGTTTTGTATACGATAGTCCTGTAGGGGTACGGGATTTCAATACCTTCCCTGTCAAAGCGGTTTTTAATTGCTTCCCTTATTTCACACCCTGAACTGTATGCGTCACTCCTGTCCTTAAAC
The genomic region above belongs to Methanosarcina horonobensis HB-1 = JCM 15518 and contains:
- a CDS encoding phenylacetate--CoA ligase family protein, with the translated sequence MYEASLESELDPDVQLYHPKLSEEDTLVKLKNLLKRVVEGSPFYQKKFRETNVDTEKIKSLEDLKLLPFTHKEELRDAYPLGLQAVSDSAVVRIHSSSGTTGKPVIIPYTRKDVDVWAEQMMRCYMLAGLTNQDRIQITPGYGLWTAGIGFQLGAERLGAMAIPTGPGNTEKQLEMLVDLKSTALASTSSYALLLAEEIEKRGLKDQIHLRVGVIGSERWSEKMRSRIETELGIETFDIYGLTEIYGPGIALDCSYHEGMHYWSDHLLFEIIDPITGEQLPEGTLGELVITTLTKEGAPLIRYRTRDLTRIIPGLCKCGCPFPRIDRILGRSDDRIKFKAVNIYPGQIEDIIHKVPGVSSEYQILLTRKDGRDSMTFRVEIEGAEDPAKKEKAEKALGKAFKDFIGVSVDIVGMKLGELPRSMKKTKRVIDEREL